A window of the Streptomyces griseochromogenes genome harbors these coding sequences:
- a CDS encoding AMP-dependent synthetase/ligase, with the protein MNDRNRMTGKHGADGRADGPHTLAHLAQRGAERWPTAPAVRWRGVGGDWCRLSYAEARDAAEEIARGLMALGLGPGDRVAIQSTLRPEWTFALLGAAASGLVLVSLLPTTVPEEIVHVVGDSGATAVICEDAVQLAKIRAARSRLPKLRHVMVIEEPRPNGTGGESAGGVGDPLPDDGTMTLDGLRRLGRTAVPAEELMARQDAVQPDDLLVIIYTSGTTGPKKGCALSHGNYVSVLRAHPAPPRRPDGAATTGNGTIFVVTGPHTIALLMQVLTWWSGYALAYFSGGSPERMLAELRETKPTILPLVPLALEKIHGAVLAHRTELERQQIVDAARTGLRVREMHARQERVPDGLQRWFEETDAGLFAEVRDHFGGAVRRVTVSGAAVSQDLLAFFLGCGVPIVECYGMTETAAAVTSNTPDDYRLGTVGKPLPGVEVGIAPDGEVLVRGGNVFRGYWGYDEREFGAVRDGWLHTGDLGEIDAEGYLRLTGRKKELIQLSNGMAVTPHPLERELRTSPLISNAVLYGEGRPHLVALLTLDECQARAWAAQRGLPGALPSLVREPELLRELDEVVTRANAGLQEYYRAKAFTVLERDLSVDKGELTISLKVARPVVHARFRERYEALYD; encoded by the coding sequence ATGAATGACAGGAACAGGATGACCGGCAAGCACGGTGCGGACGGGCGCGCGGACGGCCCGCACACTCTCGCCCACCTGGCCCAACGAGGTGCCGAACGGTGGCCGACGGCGCCGGCCGTCCGATGGCGGGGCGTCGGCGGCGACTGGTGCCGGCTCTCGTACGCCGAGGCACGGGACGCCGCCGAGGAGATCGCCCGCGGGCTGATGGCACTCGGTCTCGGGCCGGGTGACCGAGTGGCGATCCAGAGCACACTGCGCCCGGAGTGGACGTTCGCCCTCCTCGGCGCGGCGGCCTCGGGGCTGGTGCTGGTCTCGTTGCTGCCCACCACGGTGCCGGAGGAGATCGTGCACGTGGTCGGCGATTCCGGCGCGACGGCGGTCATCTGCGAGGACGCCGTTCAGCTGGCCAAGATACGGGCCGCCCGATCCCGGCTGCCGAAGCTGCGGCATGTCATGGTCATCGAGGAACCGCGGCCGAACGGGACCGGCGGCGAATCTGCCGGAGGTGTCGGCGATCCGCTCCCGGACGACGGCACGATGACGCTCGACGGGCTCCGCAGACTCGGGCGAACGGCCGTGCCGGCCGAAGAGCTGATGGCACGTCAGGATGCCGTGCAACCCGACGACTTGCTGGTCATCATCTACACCTCGGGAACGACCGGGCCGAAGAAAGGCTGCGCCCTGTCCCACGGCAACTACGTCAGCGTGCTCCGGGCGCATCCCGCACCCCCGCGCAGGCCCGACGGCGCGGCGACCACGGGCAACGGCACCATCTTCGTGGTCACCGGACCCCACACCATCGCCCTGTTGATGCAGGTGCTGACCTGGTGGTCGGGCTACGCCCTGGCCTACTTCAGCGGCGGCTCCCCCGAACGCATGCTGGCCGAGCTGCGCGAGACCAAGCCCACGATCCTTCCGCTGGTGCCGCTCGCGCTGGAGAAGATTCACGGTGCGGTCCTGGCGCACCGGACAGAGCTGGAGCGGCAGCAGATCGTGGACGCGGCGCGTACCGGACTGCGGGTGCGCGAGATGCACGCCCGGCAAGAACGCGTCCCGGACGGACTCCAGCGCTGGTTCGAGGAGACCGACGCGGGGCTCTTCGCCGAGGTGCGCGACCACTTCGGCGGCGCCGTGCGGCGGGTGACGGTGTCCGGCGCGGCGGTGTCCCAGGACCTCCTTGCGTTCTTCCTCGGCTGCGGGGTCCCGATCGTGGAGTGCTACGGAATGACCGAGACCGCCGCCGCGGTGACCTCCAACACTCCTGACGACTACCGGCTGGGCACGGTCGGCAAACCGCTGCCGGGAGTCGAGGTGGGTATCGCGCCGGACGGCGAGGTGCTGGTGCGCGGCGGCAATGTATTCCGCGGCTACTGGGGGTACGACGAGCGGGAGTTCGGCGCCGTACGGGACGGCTGGCTGCACACCGGCGACCTCGGCGAGATCGATGCCGAGGGCTATCTGCGTCTCACAGGCCGCAAGAAGGAGCTGATCCAGCTCTCGAACGGCATGGCGGTCACACCTCATCCGCTGGAACGTGAGCTGCGCACCAGCCCGCTGATCTCCAACGCGGTGCTCTACGGCGAGGGCAGGCCCCACCTCGTCGCGCTGCTCACCCTCGACGAGTGCCAGGCCCGCGCGTGGGCTGCGCAGCGCGGGCTGCCGGGCGCGCTGCCCAGCCTGGTTCGGGAGCCGGAACTGCTGCGTGAGCTGGACGAGGTGGTCACGCGCGCCAACGCCGGGCTCCAGGAATACTACCGGGCCAAGGCCTTCACGGTTCTGGAACGTGATCTGTCCGTGGACAAGGGCGAGCTGACGATCTCCCTGAAGGTGGCCCGCCCGGTCGTGCACGCACGCTTCCGTGAACGGTACGAGGCGCTCTACGACTGA
- a CDS encoding helix-turn-helix domain-containing protein yields MSPQSALSPSAVPGQPPSLATAVRRSPAVVAQQSRRSGAERAVPVLRWPQQTAEVERCRAHGIPRLLVVEPATPPPVCVDPLEDWVRAPAGERDLQARRAALQARAERRKPMLDEHNVLHHAGRALPLAAGEADLVRLLLDNYRSVVDRIELATRMWPEGTDRRNALDVRVLRARRRLAPLDLVIKTVWRTGYLLDTRRDGDSP; encoded by the coding sequence ATGTCACCGCAGTCCGCACTCTCGCCGTCCGCGGTGCCCGGCCAGCCCCCGTCCCTCGCTACAGCGGTCCGGCGCTCCCCGGCCGTTGTGGCACAGCAGTCACGCAGATCCGGCGCCGAGCGTGCGGTGCCCGTGCTGCGCTGGCCCCAGCAGACCGCGGAGGTCGAGCGGTGCCGTGCGCACGGGATTCCGCGGCTGCTCGTCGTGGAACCGGCCACCCCGCCGCCGGTCTGCGTCGACCCACTGGAGGACTGGGTCCGGGCGCCGGCCGGCGAGCGGGACCTGCAGGCGCGCCGGGCCGCTCTGCAGGCACGGGCGGAGCGCCGCAAACCGATGCTCGATGAGCACAACGTCCTTCATCATGCCGGGCGGGCTCTTCCGCTCGCGGCCGGCGAGGCGGACCTTGTGCGGCTGCTGCTCGACAACTACCGGTCGGTGGTCGACCGGATCGAACTGGCCACACGAATGTGGCCGGAGGGCACCGACCGCCGCAACGCGCTTGACGTGCGGGTGCTCCGGGCCCGCCGCCGACTCGCCCCCCTGGACCTGGTGATCAAGACCGTATGGCGCACGGGATACCTGCTCGACACCCGAAGAGACGGAGATTCCCCCTGA